The following is a genomic window from Chryseobacterium sp. StRB126.
AAAATTGAATATTATCATACACATGCTTTAGGCTTTTTTGAAGAAATAAAAAAAGATGAAGTATTTCTTAGGGCTATTGAGCAGCATCCTGTATACCAAAAACCGTTGGAGAATTTAGATTGGATCTATGAAAATATATCTTCCTATACTTCTGGCCTGATATATCTTCATTTCCGAGGAAAAGAAATTTCCGAAGTCCATTTTGAGATCATTGGGGATCAGCAGAAATATATTCCTGAGTTTGATTTCTTCTGGATGGAAGAATTGCTTGATTTTTATTTATTGGTAGATGAGGTTCAATTTAAAAATTATGAAGATCACCGTACTGATCTTGGAAACAGGTTAAAGAGATACGGATTTCTGGAACAAAAAACCTTGAGTTTTTTTAATAGTAAAAACCTAAATCAGATCCTCAATTCAAGTATAGGTAAACTTCAAGGAATAAAAGACATTGCTGATTTTGAGTTTTCCGTTCTTAAAGATAATCTAAGAATGGTTATTCTTACCGATTTTATCAAAAAAGAGTATTTAAATAATGACACTCAGAATAAACTCAATCTTGATAAAATAGGAGCTATTCCGATCTTTGAAAAATTAAGACGTGAAAATTTTCAGCAGAAAAAAATAAGAATTCTTACAGGAAGTCTGGTCATTATTCCTGCAAGTGCAAAAAGTATATTTGAAGAGCTATGTACGAAAAAAAGACTGTCCGGAATAGGTCTTGTACCTTTGAGTTATGATCCGGATTATCTCGTCATTAGTCTTACAGAACAAATAAAGCATGGTATTGTACACATTATTACGGAAATTTTCCAAAGCGGGGAAATTCATATTTTAATTGGAACCAAATCCTTGCTGGGTGAAGGTTGGGATGCTCCGAAAATGAATACTTTAATCCTGGCCAGTTTTATAAGCTCCTTTGTTCTTTCAAATCAGATGAGAGGAAGGGTTATAAGAACAGATAAGGATATCCCCCATAAGACTGGGAATATTTGGCATCTGGTATGCTTTGACCCTGGTGACGAAAACGGAGGTCAGGATCTCCATATTATGAAACGTCGTTTCAAAACTTTTGTTGGGGTTTCCAATAAAGAGACTCCCACCATTGAAAACAATTTTGAAAGGCTCAATCTTAAAACCATAGAAACTAACGAAGACATTTCAGGAATTAATGACTTATTCTTTGCTTTGGCTAAAGATAGAGATAATCTTATCAAACGTTGGGAAGAGGCTCTTGGGCAGGGAAATGTTTTAGTAGAAGAAATACAGGTTCCATCTATCAATATGATTGCTATGAAAGATGTGAAGATGAATTATCTTGGAAAAATGTCGGGAAATATGATGAAGGTGATGGTATCTTCGGTACTATTATTCTGGCAGAATCTCTTATTGGGTATTTTCAGAAATTTACAGGCAATCAATTCTGTGAAAACCTTTTCATTGTTTGTATCTCTATTTGGACTTGCAGGTTTTGTGGTGTATGGAAGAAAGTTATATAGATCTGCAAAACAATATTGGAGGTTTCGGGATGTAGGGAAACAACTTGATGCACTTGCAGAAGTAGTTTTACATGGACTGATTCATGAAAAAGTAATAAGAACTTCTTTTGAACAGCTGAAAATTGTAAGCTCATCCAATAGTAGTGAAGGAGCGTTCTGTTATCTGAAAGGTGGCAGCCAATATGAAAATGCACAGTTTATTCAGGCTTTACAGGAATTAGTCTCTCAGATAGATAATCCAAGGTATATCCTGAAGCAGGAAAAAAAATCCTTTTTTCTGAAAAATGAACAGTATTTTCCGGTGCCTGAGACTTTTGCGAAAAATAAGAAAAGTGCAGAATTCTTTAATACAACCTGGAATAAAATTATAGGAACATCAGAACTTGTTTTTACCAGAACTATTGAAGGGCGTAAAATTTTATTAAAACTGAGATTTGAAGCCCTTTTAAAAAGAAATGGAAGAATAGAACATCTTCATAAATGGACAAGATAAATAACAAATCCCTTAATATAATCAAGGGATTTTGTCTGCATGAATTAGAATTTTTGAGGGAACAAGTTCGGACAGAATTTATAATAATTAGTTTTTAATAACTTTAGTAGACTCATTCGTTGTTTTGATAAAGTAAACTCCTTTCGGGAATTCTGAGATATTAATTTCATTAGAACCTTTCTGTACCTGAACCGTTTTTAGCATTTTGCCATCAGTATTGTAAATTTTGATTTCTGAATTTTTTTCTGAATTGATTGAAAGTAGGCCATTGGTTGGATTAGGATAAATACTTGTCTCCTTTTTAGAAGCTTTAGATTCCGTGGTATTCAATACAATACCGCTGTCTTTTACCCAGGTGAAAGCATCCAAACCTACATATCTAAATCCTCCATTTGCTGTAATACGAAGTTCATCAATGATAATATTTGAGTAATTTTGGCCATTTAAGTTCGTCATGTCAATTAAGGTATAGCCATTGCTAATACCTATATTTGTTGTAAAACCACTCGTTTTTGTTTGGGTAAATTTTGTTACACCATTCAGCTTTCCGGTTACTGTAATAGAGCCTGTTACATTGAGATCAAGTTCCAGAGAAGAAAGAAACAACCAAAATTTATTTACTTTAAATAAATTAGAAGTAGTTCTAATACTAAAAGAT
Proteins encoded in this region:
- a CDS encoding DEAD/DEAH box helicase family protein, whose protein sequence is MNVFPKNTTFKYNWRTYQKKFLDHLDEYLIDNHLHVSAPPGSGKTVLGLEVMLRLDKPTLIVAPTLAIKNQWIHRFCELFLNTETVPEWISSDIRKPGIITVTTYQGIHSASETTEEEGEAVVKSSKVPASEIIKRLQKQKVGTLILDEAHHLKNAWWRSLMDLKNKIEPTVVSLTATPPFDVSGSEWQKYIQLNGPIDAEISVPELMIEGDLCPHQDLVHFTLPSQEEQKKIEYYHTHALGFFEEIKKDEVFLRAIEQHPVYQKPLENLDWIYENISSYTSGLIYLHFRGKEISEVHFEIIGDQQKYIPEFDFFWMEELLDFYLLVDEVQFKNYEDHRTDLGNRLKRYGFLEQKTLSFFNSKNLNQILNSSIGKLQGIKDIADFEFSVLKDNLRMVILTDFIKKEYLNNDTQNKLNLDKIGAIPIFEKLRRENFQQKKIRILTGSLVIIPASAKSIFEELCTKKRLSGIGLVPLSYDPDYLVISLTEQIKHGIVHIITEIFQSGEIHILIGTKSLLGEGWDAPKMNTLILASFISSFVLSNQMRGRVIRTDKDIPHKTGNIWHLVCFDPGDENGGQDLHIMKRRFKTFVGVSNKETPTIENNFERLNLKTIETNEDISGINDLFFALAKDRDNLIKRWEEALGQGNVLVEEIQVPSINMIAMKDVKMNYLGKMSGNMMKVMVSSVLLFWQNLLLGIFRNLQAINSVKTFSLFVSLFGLAGFVVYGRKLYRSAKQYWRFRDVGKQLDALAEVVLHGLIHEKVIRTSFEQLKIVSSSNSSEGAFCYLKGGSQYENAQFIQALQELVSQIDNPRYILKQEKKSFFLKNEQYFPVPETFAKNKKSAEFFNTTWNKIIGTSELVFTRTIEGRKILLKLRFEALLKRNGRIEHLHKWTR
- a CDS encoding T9SS type A sorting domain-containing protein; its protein translation is MKSTTIFTICSLLISIFSFGQTSTEQFETESNGSSSFTDNGVIFNIISHVSIFDIQSNYPGTGWNGTANDNRYIDNSNNTESPPSFSIRTTSNLFKVNKFWLFLSSLELDLNVTGSITVTGKLNGVTKFTQTKTSGFTTNIGISNGYTLIDMTNLNGQNYSNIIIDELRITANGGFRYVGLDAFTWVKDSGIVLNTTESKASKKETSIYPNPTNGLLSINSEKNSEIKIYNTDGKMLKTVQVQKGSNEINISEFPKGVYFIKTTNESTKVIKN